A genomic segment from Aegilops tauschii subsp. strangulata cultivar AL8/78 chromosome 1, Aet v6.0, whole genome shotgun sequence encodes:
- the LOC109771658 gene encoding UPF0496 protein 4 yields MSRPDDGHRSFFPVGNPFRVILPGGPHLPRKLQALLKSYEDALALSLRKLKPENALEVLTLSWMRLAVDCLSELHANIGTLITELELPVSDWDEKWVDIYLNSSVKLLDICIALSSELARLDQGQLLVKYVLHVLDPKGGVPSLEQLKRAEVLLKEWMDKVDTTRPRLDSCSMALQELAGSLCLMKVKNSAKGKVLMRALYGIESVTVFTCSVFVAALSGSPKPLVELHVPHKFGWSQAFNDLHATISGEVKRRLSRGSVSAVKELEEVEACARKLHALTRTAQLENENDNVACAVSLSKQMVMPVSTGQKGDPRCNLKPADDSSPECEAIMTETSTEEGTQEAKMMQEDNTHCENKLIELESISEDNNIIPERTSISEGREELLDCISSMSKSAEGLRLGLDSLSKRVGDFFQIVLTGRDALLCNLRMSDAASKVTEVRS; encoded by the coding sequence ATGAGCCGCCCGGACGACGGACATAGGTCTTTCTTCCCTGTGGGAAACCCCTTCCGGGTCATCCTTCCAGGGGGACCTCACCTGCCTAGGAAGCTCCAGGCGCTGCTCAAGTCATACGAGGATGCCCTGGCCTTGAGCTTGAGGAAGCTAAAGCCAGAGAATGCCTTGGAGGTCCTCACCTTGTCCTGGATGAGGCTTGCTGTCGATTGCTTGTCAGAGCTGCATGCCAACATAGGCACCCTGATAACCGAGCTCGAGCTGCCTGTCTCGGATTGGGATGAGAAGTGGGTGGACATTTACTTAAACAGCAGCGTGAAGCTGCTGGACATCTGCATCGCGCTAAGCTCGGAGCTTGCTCGGCTGGATCAAGGGCAGTTGCTTGTGAAGTATGTCCTGCATGTGTTGGACCCCAAAGGCGGTGTGCCGTCATTGGAACAGCTCAAGCGAGCTGAGGTATTACTTAAGGAGTGGATGGACAAAGTGGACACGACGCGCCCAAGGCTCGACAGCTGCTCAATGGCCTTGCAGGAACTTGCTGGGAGCCTTTGTCTGATGAAGGTCAAGAATTCTGCTAAGGGGAAGGTCCTCATGAGAGCTTTGTATGGAATAGAGTCTGTGACTGTCTTCACCTGCAGCGTCTTTGTGGCTGCACTATCAGGTAGTCCCAAGCCATTGGTGGAGTTGCATGTCCCTCACAAATTTGGTTGGTCACAGGCCTTCAATGATCTTCATGCCACCATCAGCGGGGAAGTCAAAAGGCGATTGTCCAGAGGAAGTGTTTCAGCTGTAAAAGAGCTGGAAGAAGTTGAAGCATGTGCCAGAAAACTGCATGCATTGACTAGGACTGCGCAGCTTGAAAATGAAAATGACAACGTGGCTTGTGCTGTCAGCCTCTCAAAGCAAATGGTGATGCCGGTCAGCACTGGACAGAAAGGAGACCCCAGGTGTAATCTTAAGCCAGCTGATGACAGTAGCCCGGAGTGTGAAGCGATCATGACAGAGACTAGTACAGAAGAAGGAACACAGGAGGCTAAAATGATGCAGGAAGATAACACCCACTGTGAGAATAAGTTGATCGAGCTTGAGAGTATCAGTGAAGATAACAACATCATTCCTGAGAGAACCAGTATCTCGGAAGGCAGAGAAGAGCTCCTGGACTGTATCTCCAGCATGTCGAAAAGTGCCGAGGGGCTTCGGCTCGGGTTGGATTCCTTGTCGAAACGAGTCGGGGACTTCTTCCAGATCGTGCTTACAGGACGTGATGCATTGCTCTGCAATCTGAGGATGTCAGATGCAGCAAGCAAGGTCACCGAAGTTAGGTCTTGA
- the LOC109771657 gene encoding cytochrome P450 89A2-like → MEAWLLLPVALLLPFLIVLLAQRVAGKAKNGSRIPPGPLALPLLGSLLWLMHSSADVEPLLRRLMARHGPVVSLRVGSRLSIFVADRRLAHAALVERGAALADRPAVTRGLFGETGNTVARACYGPAWRLLRRNLVSETLHPSRVRLFAPARAWVRRVLADKLLRDSGPGVEAAPRGVMVMEAFRYAMFCLLVLMCFGERLDEAAVRAVGAAQRDWLLYVARKKSVFAFWPAVTKHLFRGRLKMGLALRRRQKELFLPLIDARRERKKQINRGAGVVLPMAETTFEHSYVDTLLDIKLPEEEEAGRALTDDEMVVLCSEFLIAGTDTTSTGLQWIMAELVKNPAIQDKLYDEISATTGDDWQEVSEEDIHKMPYLKAVVLEGLRRHPPAHFVLPHKAMEDMEIDGYLIPKGATVNFMVAEMGRDEREWEKPMEFVPERFLPGGDGEGVDVAGSREIRMMPFGVGRRICAGLGVAMLHLEYFVANLVNEFEWREIPGDEVDFAEKPEFTVVMAKPLCARLVPRSRS, encoded by the coding sequence ATGGAGGCATGGCTCCTGCTCCCTGTCGccctcctcctccccttcctcATCGTCCTGCTCGCGCAGCGCGTCGCGGGTAAGGCCAAGAACGGCAGCCGCATCCCGCCGGGCCCGCTCGCCTTGCCGTTGCTCGGCAGCCTGCTGTGGCTGATGCACTCCTCAGCCGACGTGGAGCCCCTCCTCCGGCGCCTCATGGCGCGGCACGGCCCCGTCGTGTCGCTGCGCGTCGGCTCCCGCCTCTCCATCTTCGTGGCCGACCGGCGACTGGCCCACGCCGCCCTGGTGGAGCGTGGCGCCGCTCTGGCTGACCGCCCGGCGGTCACGCGCGGCCTCTTCGGCGAGACCGGCAACACAGTCGCGCGCGCCTGCTACGGGCCCGCGTGGCGCCTCCTGCGGCGCAACCTCGTCTCGGAGACGCTGCACCCGTCGCGTGTCCGCCTCTTCGCGCCCGCGCGCGCCTGGGTGCGCCGCGTGCTCGCGGACAAGCTGCTGCGGGACTCCGGCCCCGGCGTGGAGGCGGCGCCCCGCGGGGTCATGGTCATGGAGGCGTTCCGGTACGCCATGTTCTGCCTCCTCGTGCTCATGTGCTTCGGCGAGAGGCTCGACGAGGCCGCGGTGCGGGCGGTCGGCGCCGCGCAGCGCGACTGGCTCTTGTACGTCGCGCGCAAGAAGAGTGTCTTCGCCTTCTGGCCGGCTGTCACCAAGCACCTTTTTCGCGGCCGTCTCAAGATGGGCCTCGCCCTGCGGCGGCGGCAGAAGGAGCTCTTCCTGCCGCTGATTGACGCGCGGCGGGAGCGCAAGAAGCAGATCAACCGTGGCGCCGGCGTGGTGTTGCCGATGGCGGAGACCACGTTTGAGCACTCGTACGTGGACACCCTGCTCGACATCAAGCTCCCTGAAGAAGAAGAGGCTGGCCGCGCGCTCACGGACGACGAGATGGTCGTACTCTGCTCCGAGTTCCTTATCGCCGGAACCGACACCACCTCCACCGGGCTGCAATGGATCATGGCTGAGCTCGTCAAGAACCCGGCCATCCAAGACAAGCTCTATGACGAGATCAGCGCCACAACTGGAGACGACTGGCAAGAGGTCTCCGAGGAGGATATCCACAAGATGCCTTACCTCAAAGCCGTCGTCCTTGAGGGACTGCGCAGGCACCCACCGGCGCACTTCGTGCTGCCGCACAAGGCGATGGAGGACATGGAGATTGACGGGTACCTGATCCCGAAGGGCGCCACTGTGAACTTCATGGTGGCCGAGATGGGCAGGGACGAGCGGGAGTGGGAGAAGCCGATGGAGTTCGTGCCCGAGCGATTCTTGCCGGGCGGCGATGGCGAGGGGGTGGATGTGGCCGGCAGCAGGGAGATCAGGATGATGCCATTCGGTGTCGGGAGGAGGATCTGCGCCGGGCTCGGCGTCGCCATGCTTCACCTTGAGTACTTCGTGGCCAATTTGGTCAATGAGTTCGAGTGGCGTGAGATTCCAGGCGACGAGGTGGACTTCGCCGAGAAGCCGGAGTTCACCGTCGTCATGGCCAAGCCGCTGTGCGCGAGGTTGGTGCCCAGAAGCAGGAGCTGA